From Bacteroidota bacterium:
TCATCGGAGAGCTTATACGCCTGCTCGAGGTAGCCGCCGGGATTATTGCGCAAATCGAGGATCAGTCTTTTCATCCCCTGTTTGCGAAGCTTCTGGAGCGCCGTAACGAATTCGTCGTGCGTCGTCGCGGCAAACCGGTTCACGCTCACATAGCCGATGTCGTCTTTGACCATGAACGAGACGTCCACGCTATAGAGGGGGATCTTATCCCGTGTGATGTCGAAATCGAGAAGATCCTTCTCTCCGGTCCGGTAAATCGCCACTTTCACATGCGTCCCCTTGGGGCCGCGCAGTTTCTTGGGGACGTCGTCCCTCTTGATTCCGACCGACGAGGAGTCGTCGATCCTCACGATCTTGTCGCCCGCGAGTATTCCGAGCGCCTCGCTCGGCCCCCCCGCGACCGGCGCAACGACGATCAGCGTGTCGTTGATAACGTCGAATTCCACCCCGATCCCCTCAAAACTTCCCTGAAACTCTTCGTTGATTTTCGGGACATCCGAGGCGGGAATATAGACCGAATGCGGGTCAAGATTGCTCAACATGCCGTTAATGGCGGCATCGACGAGCTTGGGGGTGTCTATTTCGTCCACGTAATACTTTTCGGCGAGGCTCAACACGTCCTTGATCTTGCTCAGGCCTTCGAAAATGTTATCGCCCGAGATGACATTGTTGAGCTGCACTCCCATCAGGAGGGCAACGACAAACAGGATGCTCACGGTGGCGAGGGAAAAACGCTTCTTCATACGAGTCCTATTCTGAGAAAATCTCTCTAAAAAGTATATTTAAAAAACGCACGAAAGTCAAGCATTCCGGGACCTGCGTCACCTCACCGGTTTCCACGATTTGACGAGGGAGCGGTGAAATGCGAATGCGGTCAGGCCATTGAGGAACCAGAGGAGGATGACGGAGAGATATCCGAGCTGCCGGTACCGCCTCGGCGACTCGTACACGGTAAGCGTCCGGTCGAAATGAACCCTCCCCGTGTGCCTCAACCGGACAAACAACTCATAGTCCTCACCGGCCGCCATCTTCGTGTTATACCCGCCGATCCTGCGGAACATCTCCGCACGGATCACGTGGCATTCGCCTCTCCCCATGCCCATGCCGATCTCATTGAGGAACCGGCAATACCAGTTGAAGAAACCATGGAAGAGCCGGTCGGTCGTGCCCTCTTCATCGGGGTCGATGCGGACATTGCACGTCGCCGCCGAGACGCTCTCGTCACAAATAATGGAACCCATGCGCCGGAAAAAGAGTTCCGGATCCGCCAGACGCACATCGGCGTTGAAGAACATCAGGATTTCTCCGCGGGCGGCCTGCGCGCCGAGATTGCGGCCGATCGAAATATTTTGCGGACACCCTTCGCCGTTCTCGATCACCACGTCCGCCTTCGCCCGGGCGACCGGGAGGGTCTGATCGGTGCTCCCCCCGTCGCTCACGATGATCTCGAGGTTGTACCGCTGCCTGAGCCCGGAGGTGAACTGGTCGAGCGTGCCGCCGATAAGCTTTTCTTCCTGGAGCGTGGGAATGATGATGCTGATCAGGGGGGAGGGATTCACAGCGCGGCCCCCTTCGAACGGGCGCCGCCGGAGCGATCGGAAGGGAAGTCCAATTCTAACGTGCGATTGCTCAGCCGCCCCCTCCGCCTCCGCCCCCGCAATAGGGTCCGGTGGAGTTGATGCAGAGGGTGCCGATGAAGACGAATTCGCGCGGGGGTGCCGTGACCACACCGATCTTATTATAGACGGAGATCGACGCCTCCACGACGAATGTCTCCGGGTCGGAACAGACGACGCTGTAATCGCACTGCCGCTCCCTCCGCTCATTCGTAAACACCATTTCGGAGGGGAGGTAGAGGCTGTCGTCGGTCCTCATGTCCCAGGTGAAATCAAGCCCGAATTCCTGCCCCGGAAGGAGCATCATCTTGCCCTCCACCACGAGCGACGGATCGACGAGGTTCTGCTCCGAGAGGGCGATCGTTCTGAAGCGCCTCGGCTTCCGTTGCCACCAGATCCGGACGGAGCCCTTGATATCGACGCTGTCCTCGAAGACCTCATCGAACGTGTTCCGCCCCACGAGCACCATGTGAACCGCCTGATGACCGGGCCTCGCGAGCCGGTTGCTGAGCTGTTCGATGGTCGCGACCCTGAACGACATGATATTGCTCGGAAAGACATAGGTGGGAAGCGATTCCTTGCAGGACAACGGCGCGAGCGCCGCGCAGGCGATCAGCAGGAACCGGCCTGATGCTTTGAGGCCCTTAGAGTTCATACCGCGCTCCGATGGAAACCCTGCGGGGCTCATAGTAGGCCGACGGATCGCCGAGCTGGCCGCCGATCCGGCCGTTCGAGTCGGCCCAGCGGGCATTCACGCCGTTGAAGAGGTTCCGCACGTCGCCGTACAGTGTCAGGGACATCAGCCCCCCGAGCGACAATTTTCGGGAGAATTTCAGGTTTACGTTCGTGCTCGAAGGAAGCCTGGCATTATTCGGAATGAAGGGCTGTGTCGTGTCCTGCGGCGTGTATCCGTTGAGCGTGGGGAAATAGGTGTAGGGACGGCCCGTGTGATACTCCCAGACCGCGTTGCAGGAGATGTCAAACGGAAGGCGCGCGTCAAGAACGAGCTTCACCGTGTGCAGCTGATCCCAACTGAGCGGATACGGCTCGTTCAGCACGGGAAAGCCCCATTGCTGCAGATTGATTCCCTGGTTGACGTAATCGCTGACACCCTCCGTTCGCATGAGCGAGTAGGAGAGCGATCCGGAGATCCGTTCGTCGCGGTAGCGGGACAACACGAGCTCGAGGCCCTCGGCGTTTGCGAAGGCGTTATTGACGTATTCGGCAAACCCGAAATCGCCCGCCAGGCGCGCCTTCGAAGGGAGGAACGTCTTCGAATCGATCTGGTCGATGAACTCCTTCTTGAAGTAGGTCACGCTGAGCAGGGTCTGGGCGTCGAGGCCGTATTTCACTCCGACTTCCCACGCGTGCGTGCGCTCGGGCTTCAGGTCGGGATTGCCGACGAGCACGCTCACCCCGTTCCGGAGCTGCTGGGGATTGGTGCCGGAGTAGAGATAGTCGAAGAGCGGAAACTGGAAGTAATGGCCGTAATTCATGATGAGCAGCATGTTCCACATGATGGGGAAGGAAAGCCCCAGTCTCGGGCTCAGCTGCCTTTTGACGGTCGCCGGGACGTACCGGGTGACCTGCGACTGGTATTGGCCGGAAGTGCTGTCGGGGGTGACATATTCGACAACCGGCCTCTCGCTCCGCGGGTCGAGAAACTCGTAGCGGAGGCCCAGATTCACGACGGCGCCGTCTTTTTCGACCTCCAGTTTGTCCTGGAGATAGACGCTCCCGGATCTGGGGAGATAATTGTAGGCCGAACTGAAATTAAGCTGCGGCTCGTCCGGAAGGACCTTGCCGAAATACGTCGTCTGCGGCTCGTATTTCAACACGTTCGAGGAGATATTGTACTGATTGAATTCGGCCCCGATCTTCATGATATGCTCGGGATTGATCTGAATGTCGAGGTCCCCCTTCACCGTGTAGATATTCTGCTTCGTGTCCGACCACCAGGCGCGGTCTCCGCTCGTAATATACTGAAGGAAGAAATCGTATTGATAGGGCGCAAGCGGGATGCTGTTCTGGTCGCCGTCCCCGATCCTCGACCGGAGATAGTACTGGCTGAGGTCGATCCGGTAGTGGACGACGTCGGAAATCGCGTGGGAAAGCGACGCCGTTGTCCGGTACGACGACCGGCTCCGCTTGGGCAGGCCGCCGAGATTGAAGCGCCAGCTGTATTCGTAATCGCGCCACCAGCTCATCGAGTAGACCGTTTGCGCCGTAATCCTGACCCTTGGGGAGACGTTCCAATCGAGCTTTCCGAGGCCGCTCAGGTCCTTCTGGACCGGCGAGGCGAAGAATTTATCCAGGTCCTGCCACCAGCGGGTGTCGCTCAGCTGCAGTGTGTTCGCCGCAAAATAGTGGAGCCGGTCTTTGATGATGGGACCCGAAAGCGTTACCTCCGTCTCCGTCGAACGGTTGTTCTGCTGATCCCACCCGCCGGCGAACCAGTCGTCTTTTTCGACCCGCACGACCGCGGAATGTTTGTCGCCGCCGTGGCGCGTGATAATGTTCACGACACCCGAGAGGGCATTCCCGTACTCCGCCTCGAATCCGCCCGACTGGATCGAAAACTCGGTGATGGAGCTTTTCGGGATGGCCGAGCCCGCGCCGCCCGCAACAACATCCTGAAGGGGAAGGCCGTCGACGAGGTAGACCACCTCGGAGGACTTTCCTCCGCGGACATTGCCTTCGGCGGTGACGCTCGGGAAGAGCGAGAGGAGATCCTGGACGCTGTGGACGGGGAGTCGGTCGACTTGCGAGGTATTCAGGGAGAAATTCGTGCTGGTGACATCCTTCTCGATCATCGGGCGCGACGCGACGATCTCGACCTCCGACACCTCCACCGCCGAGGGCACGAGCT
This genomic window contains:
- a CDS encoding glycosyltransferase; protein product: MNPSPLISIIIPTLQEEKLIGGTLDQFTSGLRQRYNLEIIVSDGGSTDQTLPVARAKADVVIENGEGCPQNISIGRNLGAQAARGEILMFFNADVRLADPELFFRRMGSIICDESVSAATCNVRIDPDEEGTTDRLFHGFFNWYCRFLNEIGMGMGRGECHVIRAEMFRRIGGYNTKMAAGEDYELFVRLRHTGRVHFDRTLTVYESPRRYRQLGYLSVILLWFLNGLTAFAFHRSLVKSWKPVR
- a CDS encoding TonB-dependent receptor — translated: MLRIAVVLVFVVVSLSSAFGGTTGILEGRVVDKESREGLAGVSVSIVGSMQGAATDSDGQFQITNIPVGTYNVRFSTIGYKILTYKEVAIHSDIRTRLTVELVPSAVEVSEVEIVASRPMIEKDVTSTNFSLNTSQVDRLPVHSVQDLLSLFPSVTAEGNVRGGKSSEVVYLVDGLPLQDVVAGGAGSAIPKSSITEFSIQSGGFEAEYGNALSGVVNIITRHGGDKHSAVVRVEKDDWFAGGWDQQNNRSTETEVTLSGPIIKDRLHYFAANTLQLSDTRWWQDLDKFFASPVQKDLSGLGKLDWNVSPRVRITAQTVYSMSWWRDYEYSWRFNLGGLPKRSRSSYRTTASLSHAISDVVHYRIDLSQYYLRSRIGDGDQNSIPLAPYQYDFFLQYITSGDRAWWSDTKQNIYTVKGDLDIQINPEHIMKIGAEFNQYNISSNVLKYEPQTTYFGKVLPDEPQLNFSSAYNYLPRSGSVYLQDKLEVEKDGAVVNLGLRYEFLDPRSERPVVEYVTPDSTSGQYQSQVTRYVPATVKRQLSPRLGLSFPIMWNMLLIMNYGHYFQFPLFDYLYSGTNPQQLRNGVSVLVGNPDLKPERTHAWEVGVKYGLDAQTLLSVTYFKKEFIDQIDSKTFLPSKARLAGDFGFAEYVNNAFANAEGLELVLSRYRDERISGSLSYSLMRTEGVSDYVNQGINLQQWGFPVLNEPYPLSWDQLHTVKLVLDARLPFDISCNAVWEYHTGRPYTYFPTLNGYTPQDTTQPFIPNNARLPSSTNVNLKFSRKLSLGGLMSLTLYGDVRNLFNGVNARWADSNGRIGGQLGDPSAYYEPRRVSIGARYEL